From a single Micromonospora sp. WMMD1102 genomic region:
- a CDS encoding Fur family transcriptional regulator produces MPTTPEFESTLRGAALRVTRPRVAVLTAVHANPHADTDSIIGLVRADIGEVSRQAVYDVLHALTAAGLLRRFEPMGSVARYETRTGDSHHHLVCQSCGAIVDVDGAVGDTGCLTPTGNSGYLVDETEVVYRGRCRGCVAATAGTPAG; encoded by the coding sequence GTGCCAACGACGCCGGAGTTCGAGAGCACGCTGCGGGGAGCGGCGCTGCGGGTGACGCGTCCCCGGGTGGCGGTGCTCACCGCGGTGCACGCCAACCCGCACGCCGACACGGACTCGATCATCGGCCTGGTACGCGCGGACATCGGCGAGGTCTCCCGCCAGGCCGTGTACGACGTGCTGCACGCGCTCACCGCCGCGGGCCTGCTCCGGCGCTTCGAGCCGATGGGCTCGGTGGCGCGCTACGAGACCCGGACCGGGGACAGCCACCACCATCTCGTCTGCCAGTCCTGCGGTGCCATCGTCGACGTCGACGGTGCGGTCGGCGACACCGGCTGCCTGACCCCCACCGGTAACTCGGGCTACCTGGTCGACGAAACCGAGGTCGTCTACCGGGGCAGGTGCCGCGGGTGCGTCGCGGCAACCGCCGGCACGCCGGCCGGATGA
- a CDS encoding PaaX family transcriptional regulator C-terminal domain-containing protein: protein MTTVSDRAGTRSETAPEQVSAVRPQTLLLTLLGSAVLGRDVAIFSGSCTEVMDRMGVSEHATRSTLTRMVNRHLLVRHRRGRRVYLGLTPRAAAVLREGEERMWRAGAVNQDTDGRWTLLGFSLPETRRDERHLLRSRLRWAGFGLLRSGMWIAPGTVDVDALLTDLRLSDHLVVFRAEPAEPAAMRQVVRDAYDLPAIAGRYHQFLRRWDTPAPLPTAPDDLARHLWLLSEWLLLLRDDPRIPLRHLPPDWPAVTAQEIFRRTHERLQPKARRIAEAEIDSIRMSPADPGGFPVPTDTTAKLHVPGNGNGEDIFG from the coding sequence ATGACGACCGTCAGCGACCGCGCCGGGACGCGTTCGGAAACCGCGCCCGAGCAGGTGTCCGCCGTACGCCCGCAGACGCTCCTGCTCACCCTCCTCGGCAGTGCGGTGCTCGGCCGGGACGTGGCGATCTTCTCGGGCAGTTGTACCGAGGTGATGGACCGGATGGGCGTCTCCGAGCACGCCACCAGGTCCACGCTGACCCGGATGGTCAACCGGCACCTGCTGGTCCGGCACCGCCGGGGCCGCCGGGTGTACCTCGGGCTGACGCCCCGGGCGGCGGCCGTGCTGCGGGAGGGCGAGGAGCGCATGTGGCGGGCGGGTGCGGTCAACCAGGACACCGACGGGCGGTGGACCCTGCTCGGGTTCTCGCTGCCCGAGACGCGCCGCGACGAGCGTCACCTGCTGCGCTCGCGCCTGCGCTGGGCCGGGTTCGGGCTGCTTCGCAGCGGCATGTGGATCGCGCCCGGCACGGTGGACGTCGATGCGCTCCTGACCGACCTGCGGCTCAGCGACCACCTGGTGGTCTTCCGGGCCGAGCCGGCCGAGCCGGCGGCCATGCGGCAGGTGGTACGCGACGCCTACGACCTGCCCGCCATCGCCGGCCGCTACCACCAGTTCCTGCGCCGGTGGGACACCCCCGCACCGCTGCCGACCGCCCCGGACGACCTCGCCCGGCACCTCTGGCTGCTCAGCGAATGGCTGCTACTGCTCCGGGACGACCCGCGCATCCCGCTGCGGCACCTTCCGCCGGACTGGCCGGCGGTGACGGCCCAGGAGATCTTCCGGCGTACCCACGAGCGGCTCCAGCCGAAGGCGCGGCGCATCGCCGAGGCCGAGATCGACTCCATCCGGATGTCGCCGGCCGACCCAGGAGGCTTCCCGGTGCCGACGGATACGACGGCGAAACTCCACGTACCAGGCAATGGGAACGGCGAGGACATTTTTGGGTGA
- a CDS encoding PHB depolymerase family esterase has protein sequence MTRTRTVLVGLASALVLATGVVALSPPASAASLVEVTNFGNNPGGMRMHIYVPDNRPANPPIVVAMHGCGGSGPGFYSGSEFASLSNQYGFIVIYPSAMQEAGFGRCFDTWSDASKRRGGGSDPVSIESMVNYARTQHGGDINRVYATGSSSGGMMTQHMLAVYPDLFKAGASFMGVPFGCFANAAAYPPGGPCTNGTMNRTPQEWGNLVRAAHPSFTGTRPPIQLWHGTNDTLVPYSLLQESIEQWTNVHGLSQTPTSTDTPQANWNRRRFGTQVEAYAIQGAGHSLPSSGMARVAIQFFGLDRAAPTTPPGNPTTPPGNPTTPPGNPTTPPGNPTTPPGGAGCSATVSLNQWTGGFVATVRVTAGSAGTNGWSVSMTLPGGASVTGVWNANRSGNSGTVQFSNVSYNGRLGSGQSTEFGFQGSGSGSGMTPSCTAS, from the coding sequence ATGACACGAACAAGGACGGTGCTGGTCGGGCTGGCCAGCGCCCTGGTCCTCGCGACCGGCGTCGTCGCCCTGTCCCCGCCGGCGTCCGCCGCGTCGCTGGTCGAGGTGACCAACTTCGGCAACAACCCCGGCGGCATGCGAATGCACATCTACGTCCCCGACAACCGCCCGGCCAACCCACCGATCGTCGTCGCCATGCACGGCTGCGGCGGCTCCGGACCAGGCTTCTACTCAGGCAGCGAATTCGCCTCACTGTCCAACCAGTACGGCTTCATCGTCATCTACCCCTCCGCCATGCAGGAAGCCGGCTTCGGCAGATGCTTCGACACCTGGTCGGACGCATCCAAACGGCGCGGCGGCGGCAGCGACCCCGTCTCCATCGAATCCATGGTCAACTACGCCCGCACCCAACACGGCGGCGACATCAACCGGGTCTACGCCACCGGCAGCTCCTCCGGCGGCATGATGACCCAGCACATGCTCGCCGTCTACCCCGACCTGTTCAAAGCCGGCGCATCCTTCATGGGCGTACCCTTCGGCTGCTTCGCCAACGCAGCCGCCTACCCACCCGGCGGCCCCTGCACCAACGGCACCATGAACCGCACCCCCCAGGAATGGGGCAACCTCGTCCGCGCCGCCCACCCCAGCTTCACCGGCACCCGCCCGCCGATCCAGCTGTGGCACGGCACCAACGACACCCTCGTCCCCTACTCGCTACTCCAGGAATCCATCGAGCAGTGGACCAACGTGCACGGACTGAGCCAGACCCCGACGTCCACCGACACCCCGCAGGCCAACTGGAACCGCCGCCGCTTCGGCACCCAGGTCGAGGCATACGCCATCCAGGGCGCCGGGCACAGCCTCCCGTCCAGCGGCATGGCCCGGGTCGCGATCCAGTTCTTCGGCCTCGACCGCGCCGCACCGACCACCCCACCGGGAAACCCGACCACGCCCCCGGGAAACCCGACCACGCCGCCTGGCAACCCGACCACGCCTCCCGGCAACCCGACCACCCCGCCGGGTGGGGCCGGCTGCTCCGCCACCGTGTCGCTGAACCAGTGGACCGGCGGCTTCGTCGCCACGGTACGGGTCACCGCAGGATCCGCCGGCACCAACGGCTGGAGCGTGAGCATGACCCTGCCCGGCGGTGCCAGCGTCACCGGCGTGTGGAACGCCAACCGCAGCGGCAACAGCGGAACCGTCCAGTTCAGCAACGTCAGCTACAACGGCCGGCTGGGTTCCGGCCAGAGCACCGAGTTCGGCTTCCAGGGCAGCGGCAGCGGCTCCGGCATGACGCCGAGCTGCACCGCCAGCTGA